The Acidobacteriota bacterium genome has a window encoding:
- a CDS encoding VWA domain-containing protein, with translation MRDELERLEKELKRRSPKPNPEAKKQTLSKAMEAFDGHHQGLPVQPRQTGQEATIMSWLKQRIHPLQLRYVAAAGALCLALAGGAFTYWLLTWSTEPVETSQVARLESEPAPVPAEEEAIESRQEASATVTAGDPPSAGSAPTPPENPANRPAEVAAPAAPATAETAPLAATEGVTVDVTGAVSVLSSESATATAADPNQPAAPASPAFPAPPPAPPSRPGALTMITGGEVGAVASRSARVRGELSDRLVGLRSSLRRAADQLRKVEESGARSRDRFPRVDPNRLKMVAEEPVSTFSIDVDTAAYSFVRASLQQGTLPPKEAVRIEELINYFAYDYPAPTGRDTPFATRVTVLPAPWNPSTRLMHIGIRGFELTGPRPRANLVFLIDTSGSMGQPNKLPLLVNSLRLLLGSLEPADRVAIVTYAGSSATALEPTPVSEREKILAALGQLRAGGSTAGASGIQRAYRLARQHFMADGVNRVILATDGDFNVGITDLDQLQGYVERERKSGVFLSVLGFGMGNLNDRLMQALAQNGNGVAAYIDTLSEARKVLVDEATSTLFPIAKDVKIQVEFNPARVSEYRLIGYESRMLAREDFQNDRVDAGEIGSGHRVTAIYEITPVGSGGERVPPLRYGREKKPQPGAASGEYAFVKIRYKLPESDTSTLISQAVTSANEHERIEQAPLDVRFAAAVAGFGQLMQGSPYTEKFDYDQVIELARAARGEDRFGYRSEFLQLVRLAQSAAQPAIAP, from the coding sequence GTGAGAGACGAATTGGAAAGGCTTGAAAAGGAACTGAAGCGCAGATCGCCCAAGCCGAATCCCGAGGCCAAAAAGCAGACGCTTTCGAAGGCCATGGAGGCCTTTGACGGACACCACCAAGGATTGCCGGTTCAGCCGCGTCAGACAGGGCAGGAGGCAACTATCATGTCCTGGCTGAAACAGAGAATCCATCCCCTTCAACTTCGTTACGTAGCGGCTGCCGGTGCCTTGTGCCTGGCGCTCGCCGGCGGCGCCTTCACTTACTGGCTGCTCACTTGGTCGACCGAACCGGTGGAAACGAGCCAGGTTGCCAGGCTTGAATCCGAGCCCGCTCCGGTTCCTGCCGAAGAAGAGGCGATCGAGTCCCGTCAAGAAGCTTCGGCAACCGTGACCGCCGGTGATCCGCCTTCAGCAGGGTCCGCGCCGACGCCCCCGGAGAATCCGGCGAACCGACCCGCCGAGGTGGCAGCCCCGGCCGCGCCTGCTACCGCTGAAACGGCTCCGCTGGCGGCAACGGAGGGTGTCACCGTTGACGTTACCGGCGCGGTATCGGTTTTGAGTTCAGAGTCCGCCACGGCTACCGCTGCGGATCCCAACCAACCGGCTGCGCCTGCCTCGCCTGCGTTCCCTGCCCCGCCGCCAGCCCCTCCTTCCCGTCCTGGGGCACTGACGATGATCACAGGTGGCGAAGTGGGCGCCGTCGCCTCAAGATCCGCGAGGGTTCGCGGCGAACTCTCGGACCGCCTTGTCGGTCTCAGGAGCAGTTTGAGGAGGGCTGCCGATCAACTCCGCAAAGTGGAGGAGAGCGGCGCCCGGTCCCGGGATCGCTTCCCCCGCGTCGATCCCAACCGGCTGAAGATGGTTGCCGAAGAGCCGGTCTCGACCTTTTCCATCGATGTCGATACCGCTGCCTACAGCTTTGTGCGCGCCTCGCTGCAGCAAGGCACGCTGCCGCCCAAGGAGGCCGTTCGCATCGAGGAGTTGATCAATTATTTTGCCTACGACTATCCCGCGCCCACGGGGCGAGACACCCCCTTTGCGACCCGGGTGACGGTACTGCCTGCTCCCTGGAACCCCTCGACCCGCTTGATGCATATCGGCATCCGCGGATTCGAGCTGACGGGCCCTCGTCCACGGGCGAACCTGGTGTTTCTGATCGACACCTCGGGTTCCATGGGCCAGCCCAACAAACTGCCCCTGCTGGTCAATTCGCTCCGACTGCTGCTCGGGTCCCTGGAGCCGGCGGACCGGGTGGCCATTGTGACCTATGCGGGATCGTCTGCCACGGCCCTGGAGCCCACCCCGGTGAGCGAGCGCGAGAAGATCCTGGCCGCCCTGGGTCAACTGAGAGCGGGCGGTTCCACCGCCGGCGCCTCGGGGATTCAGCGCGCCTACCGACTGGCGAGGCAGCATTTCATGGCCGATGGCGTCAACCGAGTCATCCTGGCCACCGACGGCGATTTCAACGTGGGGATCACCGACCTGGATCAGCTGCAGGGCTATGTCGAACGCGAGCGGAAAAGCGGCGTGTTCCTATCGGTGCTGGGCTTCGGCATGGGCAATCTGAATGACCGGCTCATGCAGGCGCTGGCGCAGAACGGCAACGGCGTCGCCGCCTACATCGACACTCTCTCCGAAGCCCGCAAGGTGCTGGTTGACGAAGCCACCTCGACGCTCTTCCCCATCGCCAAGGATGTCAAGATCCAGGTCGAGTTCAACCCGGCCCGGGTGAGCGAATATCGGCTGATCGGCTACGAGAGCCGCATGCTGGCCCGCGAGGATTTCCAGAACGATCGGGTGGACGCCGGCGAGATCGGCTCCGGCCACCGGGTGACCGCGATCTATGAAATTACCCCGGTCGGCTCCGGGGGTGAGCGGGTGCCCCCGCTGCGCTATGGGCGGGAGAAGAAACCGCAGCCAGGCGCCGCAAGCGGCGAATACGCCTTTGTGAAGATTCGCTACAAGTTGCCGGAATCGGACACCAGCACCCTGATCTCCCAGGCGGTGACCTCCGCCAACGAACATGAGCGGATCGAGCAGGCTCCCCTGGACGTGCGCTTCGCCGCGGCGGTGGCGGGGTTCGGTCAATTGATGCAGGGAAGTCCCTATACGGAAAAGTTCGACTACGACCAGGTGATCGAACTGGCCCGGGCAGCCCGCGGGGAAGACCGTTTCGGCTATCGCTCCGAGTTTCTCCAACTGGTTCGGCTGGCCCAGTCGGCAGCCCAGCCCGCCATTGCTCCCTGA
- a CDS encoding sodium/solute symporter (Members of the Solute:Sodium Symporter (SSS), TC 2.A.21 as described in tcdb.org, catalyze solute:Na+ symport. Known solutes for members of the family include sugars, amino acids, nucleosides, inositols, vitamins, urea or anions, depending on the system.), producing MAPIDTGIVVVYLSGVALLGVYFSRRQKTTEDYFLAARSVPGWVVAFSILGTICGSATFVGHPGNVFHDNMFLIPAHLMPLIVMLLLARRIVVFYRHNVRMTAYEYLQQRFGYPARAYGAATFLVSRVADVSVTYYFLALATAVLTGWDVTGVILILGAVTVLYTLIGGIQAVVWTDVVQGIFLVGGGLLCILLILFGSDAGPSQILAAAWEGGKFEIGRWQWDATQNNQWLLILGSIVAWLQSFCCNQHNVQRYLLARSDREAVRGAVMGAGACVPVWLLFMLLGALLWSYYQFSAEVVPADVMAVKDRIVPYFVSTQFPAGLKGMVLAALIAAAMSSLDSDLNSLATVVVNDFFGKLRPRASESLRLLVGRISVVGLGAASILLALQWTRIDSASLVEFSLTMTMIFTGGILGLFAVGMLFRWTLARGANLGILACLLFTAWATLTQVRLPGSAEPILDLGSFNCTLSLWLTGVLGHLVLVSVALAASLILRRSEGRP from the coding sequence ATGGCTCCCATAGATACCGGCATCGTTGTGGTTTACCTGAGCGGAGTGGCTCTGCTGGGGGTCTACTTTTCCAGGCGGCAAAAGACCACCGAGGACTACTTTCTGGCGGCGCGCAGCGTTCCGGGCTGGGTGGTGGCCTTCTCCATCCTGGGCACCATTTGCGGGAGCGCCACCTTCGTGGGACATCCCGGAAACGTGTTCCACGACAACATGTTTCTAATTCCCGCCCACCTGATGCCGCTGATCGTGATGCTGCTGCTGGCCCGGCGCATCGTGGTGTTCTACCGGCACAACGTGCGCATGACGGCCTATGAATACCTGCAGCAGCGCTTCGGCTATCCCGCGCGGGCCTACGGCGCCGCCACCTTTCTGGTCAGCCGGGTGGCCGACGTCAGCGTCACCTACTACTTCCTGGCCCTGGCCACGGCGGTGCTGACCGGGTGGGACGTCACCGGCGTGATCCTGATTCTGGGCGCGGTAACCGTGCTCTACACCCTGATCGGCGGCATCCAGGCCGTGGTCTGGACCGACGTGGTCCAGGGCATCTTCCTGGTGGGCGGGGGCCTGCTCTGCATCCTGCTCATTCTGTTCGGATCCGACGCCGGCCCTTCCCAGATCCTTGCGGCTGCCTGGGAGGGGGGCAAGTTCGAGATCGGCCGCTGGCAATGGGACGCCACCCAGAACAACCAGTGGCTTCTGATCCTTGGTTCGATAGTCGCCTGGCTGCAGTCCTTCTGCTGCAACCAGCACAACGTGCAGCGCTACCTGCTGGCCCGCTCCGATCGGGAAGCCGTCCGCGGGGCCGTCATGGGAGCGGGGGCCTGCGTGCCGGTGTGGCTGCTGTTCATGCTGCTGGGAGCGCTGCTATGGTCCTACTACCAGTTCAGCGCCGAGGTGGTGCCGGCGGACGTCATGGCGGTCAAGGACCGCATCGTTCCCTACTTTGTCAGCACCCAGTTCCCGGCGGGTCTCAAGGGCATGGTTCTGGCCGCCCTTATCGCCGCCGCCATGTCTTCGCTGGACTCGGATCTCAACTCGCTGGCGACGGTGGTGGTCAACGACTTCTTCGGCAAGCTGCGCCCCCGCGCTTCCGAGAGCCTCAGGCTGCTGGTGGGCAGAATCTCGGTGGTCGGCCTGGGCGCCGCCTCCATTCTGCTGGCGCTCCAGTGGACCCGGATCGACAGCGCCTCCCTGGTCGAGTTCTCCCTCACCATGACCATGATCTTCACCGGAGGCATCCTGGGACTGTTTGCCGTGGGCATGCTGTTCCGCTGGACACTGGCCAGGGGTGCCAACCTGGGCATCCTGGCCTGCCTCCTGTTTACCGCCTGGGCCACCCTGACCCAGGTGAGGCTGCCGGGAAGCGCCGAGCCCATCCTCGATCTGGGGAGCTTCAACTGCACCCTAAGCCTGTGGCTGACCGGGGTGCTCGGCCACCTGGTGCTGGTCTCGGTGGCCTTGGCGGCCAGCCTGATCCTGCGCCGGTCCGAGGGACGTCCGTAG
- a CDS encoding RNA polymerase sigma factor — MTEQADEILARRAAAGDRNAFSELLERHYALIYRVGARMLGGGAEAEDLAQDVCVGLVTRLASYGGQSRFTTWLYRVVVNAARDAMRRNATRRRNEQEFVEQDVRGHRQSSSGGEDSIWLQQVLGQLSEELRATVILVLAEGLRHGEAGKILGVSEATVSWRLHQARKKLRGQKAQTERMVL; from the coding sequence ATGACCGAGCAGGCCGACGAAATCCTGGCTCGCAGGGCCGCCGCGGGAGACAGGAACGCCTTTTCGGAGTTGCTGGAACGCCACTACGCCCTGATCTACCGCGTCGGCGCGCGCATGCTCGGAGGCGGGGCGGAGGCGGAGGATCTGGCGCAGGATGTCTGCGTGGGCCTGGTGACCAGGCTGGCGTCCTACGGCGGCCAGAGTCGATTCACTACCTGGCTTTACCGGGTGGTGGTGAACGCGGCCCGGGACGCCATGCGCCGCAACGCCACCCGCCGCCGAAACGAGCAGGAATTCGTGGAGCAGGACGTTCGCGGCCATCGCCAGAGCAGCAGCGGGGGTGAGGATTCCATTTGGCTGCAACAGGTGCTAGGGCAGTTGAGCGAAGAGCTGCGAGCCACCGTGATCCTGGTGCTGGCGGAGGGTCTTCGACACGGAGAAGCCGGCAAGATCCTGGGAGTCAGCGAAGCAACGGTCTCCTGGCGGCTGCACCAGGCGCGCAAGAAGTTGCGCGGCCAAAAGGCGCAGACTGAGAGGATGGTACTGTGA
- a CDS encoding NAD-dependent epimerase/dehydratase family protein: MADPALGPTCPVLVTGGSGYIGSWLVKRLLELGHHVHATVRDPADPKETRHLEAMATDSAGSLSLYGAELLDPAGFDRAMAGCEAVFHTASPVIGRGVRDPMRVLIEPAASGTRNVLEAVNRCPTVRRVVLTSSVAAIYGDAIEMAGTEEGCFNESHWNETSSESHQPYAFSKVLAERLAWEVAGAQNRWDLVVVNPGLALGPALSPHATSESVRIIRDFGTGFYRLGVPNGKFGIVDVRDVAEAHVRAAMTTEATGRHILVAETLSLQEIAAILREHFGGGFPFPRRTLPKFVAVLLAPLAGLKRSEVRRNVGHPLRFDTRRATTHLGMRFRPVAGAIVDHFQQLIDDGLVQSRARSRVRSDS; the protein is encoded by the coding sequence ATGGCCGATCCAGCGCTTGGTCCGACCTGCCCCGTCCTCGTTACCGGGGGAAGCGGGTACATTGGGTCGTGGCTCGTCAAGAGGCTCCTCGAACTCGGACACCATGTCCACGCGACGGTTCGCGATCCGGCGGATCCGAAAGAGACCCGCCACCTGGAAGCCATGGCCACGGATTCGGCGGGATCCTTGTCGCTCTATGGAGCCGAATTGCTGGACCCGGCGGGATTCGACCGCGCAATGGCCGGGTGCGAGGCGGTGTTCCACACTGCGTCCCCGGTCATCGGCCGGGGAGTCAGGGATCCGATGCGTGTCCTCATTGAGCCTGCAGCCAGCGGGACCCGGAACGTCCTGGAAGCGGTCAACCGTTGCCCGACGGTGCGCCGCGTGGTCTTGACCTCCAGCGTGGCTGCTATCTACGGAGATGCCATTGAGATGGCCGGGACGGAGGAGGGGTGTTTCAACGAGAGCCACTGGAACGAGACCAGCAGCGAAAGCCACCAGCCGTATGCATTCTCCAAGGTGCTGGCGGAACGGCTGGCGTGGGAGGTCGCGGGAGCCCAGAATCGCTGGGACCTGGTCGTTGTCAATCCGGGGCTCGCCCTGGGGCCCGCGCTCAGCCCCCACGCGACTTCCGAAAGTGTGCGCATCATCCGCGACTTCGGGACCGGCTTCTACCGGCTGGGTGTGCCGAATGGGAAATTTGGAATCGTCGACGTGCGAGATGTGGCGGAAGCGCATGTACGGGCAGCGATGACGACGGAGGCGACCGGGCGGCACATCCTTGTCGCTGAGACGCTGAGTCTGCAGGAGATCGCGGCGATTCTTCGCGAACATTTCGGTGGCGGGTTTCCTTTCCCACGCCGCACGTTGCCGAAGTTTGTGGCGGTGTTGCTCGCTCCGCTGGCGGGGCTCAAGCGATCCGAGGTCCGTCGGAACGTCGGCCACCCGCTCAGATTCGACACTCGGCGTGCGACGACCCACTTGGGAATGAGGTTCCGACCGGTTGCAGGAGCCATAGTGGATCACTTCCAGCAGCTTATCGACGATGGCCTGGTGCAGTCGCGTGCAAGATCCCGGGTGAGGAGTGATTCTTGA
- a CDS encoding DUF1501 domain-containing protein, with amino-acid sequence MKRRVDTSGAGSHLPGRRAFLKVGALSYMGLSLSDYFQLSSLMANTNPKAKAQSCIMIWMFGGQSHLDTWDVKGNSGFNPISTNAPGIQISEILPKVARHMDKLSIIRSMKSESNAHSEGSYYSMTGHLPTTTTRFPSVGSIVARELGQRNEMPAYVTTSRGRLNCRSAGFISPMYEPLTLTSSDRISDGKDFKVADLTLPGEISVEALQARQSFLNLVDERYRKMEAAANFGMVDAFDERALSLITSPTVRKAFDVSLESTKTKETYGTDRFGQGVLLARRLVEAGCRFVTVDGWNPADGHNWDTHYKNDHYLRNVLVPPLDRSLSALMEDLDQRGLLESTVVLVMGEFGRTPNINPGRGRDHWAHCWSVALGGGGIKGGQVVGASDERGAYVAERMVTIGDLFATVYKALGIDYTKTYLGPGRRPIYIANAIGDKQGQPVHELV; translated from the coding sequence ATGAAACGACGGGTCGACACGTCAGGCGCCGGATCGCATCTGCCAGGGCGGCGGGCTTTCCTGAAAGTAGGCGCACTCAGCTACATGGGCCTCAGCCTCAGCGACTATTTCCAGTTGTCCAGCCTGATGGCCAACACCAACCCAAAGGCCAAAGCCCAGTCCTGCATCATGATCTGGATGTTCGGGGGCCAGAGCCACCTGGACACCTGGGACGTCAAGGGCAACAGCGGGTTCAACCCCATCTCCACCAATGCGCCCGGCATCCAGATATCGGAGATCCTTCCGAAGGTGGCCAGGCACATGGACAAGCTCTCGATCATCCGCTCCATGAAGAGCGAGTCCAACGCCCACTCGGAAGGCAGCTACTACTCCATGACGGGCCATCTCCCCACCACCACCACCCGCTTCCCCAGCGTGGGTTCGATCGTGGCCAGGGAGTTGGGCCAGCGCAACGAAATGCCCGCCTACGTGACCACCAGCCGCGGCCGCTTGAACTGTCGCAGCGCCGGGTTCATCTCCCCCATGTACGAACCGCTGACCCTGACATCGTCGGACCGGATCAGCGACGGCAAGGATTTCAAGGTGGCCGATCTGACGCTTCCCGGAGAGATCTCGGTTGAGGCCCTGCAGGCCCGGCAATCCTTTCTGAACCTGGTGGACGAGCGCTACCGCAAGATGGAGGCCGCCGCCAATTTCGGCATGGTGGATGCCTTTGACGAGCGGGCGCTGAGCCTGATCACTTCCCCGACCGTCAGGAAGGCGTTCGACGTTTCGCTCGAATCCACCAAGACCAAGGAAACCTACGGGACCGACCGCTTCGGACAGGGAGTCCTGCTGGCCCGCCGGCTGGTCGAGGCAGGCTGCCGGTTCGTAACCGTCGACGGCTGGAACCCCGCCGACGGACACAACTGGGACACCCACTACAAGAACGACCACTACTTGAGGAATGTCCTGGTTCCTCCCCTGGACCGGTCACTCTCGGCGCTGATGGAAGACCTGGATCAGCGGGGCCTGCTGGAATCCACCGTCGTTCTGGTGATGGGCGAGTTCGGCCGCACCCCCAACATCAACCCGGGGCGGGGCCGGGACCACTGGGCCCACTGCTGGTCTGTGGCGCTGGGAGGCGGCGGCATCAAGGGAGGCCAGGTAGTGGGAGCCAGTGACGAGCGGGGTGCCTACGTGGCCGAGCGAATGGTCACCATCGGAGACCTGTTCGCGACTGTCTACAAGGCCCTGGGCATCGACTACACCAAGACCTACCTGGGTCCGGGGCGCCGGCCCATCTACATCGCCAACGCCATCGGCGACAAGCAGGGTCAGCCCGTCCACGAGCTGGTCTGA
- a CDS encoding PH domain-containing protein has protein sequence MRHYSKIDLPIPILICMALLYPIVDDLAADMEFSPDLLIIMGPATLLLALLLVCFLPVYYQIEASVLIIRAGFLRTSVPISQITKVQPTWNLLSAPALSLDRLEIKYSPDGVLGEIALVSPKDKKKFIADLARSDPELIIQGDGSGLIRRRADTATIG, from the coding sequence ATGCGTCACTATTCAAAGATAGATCTACCGATTCCGATTCTGATCTGTATGGCGCTTTTGTACCCAATCGTCGATGACCTTGCAGCGGACATGGAATTCAGTCCGGATCTGCTGATTATAATGGGCCCGGCTACTCTCTTGCTTGCTCTGTTGTTGGTTTGCTTTCTCCCCGTCTACTACCAGATCGAAGCCTCTGTATTGATAATTCGGGCTGGATTCTTGAGAACGAGTGTCCCGATCTCGCAGATAACGAAGGTTCAACCCACCTGGAACCTGCTCAGCGCTCCGGCCCTGTCCTTGGACAGGCTTGAAATAAAGTATTCTCCCGACGGCGTTCTCGGAGAAATCGCCCTGGTATCGCCAAAAGACAAGAAAAAGTTCATCGCTGACCTTGCTCGAAGCGACCCCGAGCTCATCATCCAGGGTGATGGCTCCGGACTCATCCGACGTCGTGCGGATACTGCAACAATCGGGTGA
- a CDS encoding ABC transporter ATP-binding protein codes for MSQDKQRKKRGKFSLSSLQYVLRHIIWPRRRLVIFGVILIIVNRFSRLVLPGSFKYLMDDVIGKGDTELLKILLLSVGAALSVQAVTSFVLTRLLSVEAQHLISILRVDVQKHVIQLPVRYFDNTKSGELVSRIMLDVEGVRNLIGTGLVQMFGGILTSVVVFFLLLDLSPLLTLYVVVPLALFGLISLKAFGYVRPIFRERAKVNADVTGRLTESLGGIRVIKGFNAEESEVAVFKKGVERIFDNVRKTLTATSLVTSAGTLLVGLPAVSIMWVGSSMVVEESMTTGDLMAFIAYLLFLVAPLVEMGNIGSQFTEAFAGLDRTKELMSVPKESENPLRTRRLEDVRGNLVFKGVHFSYQQGTEVLRDISFEAPPGSVTALVGSSGSGKTTIAGLAASFLTPDKGMVEVDGIDLSRVTLGSYRSRLGVVLQDDFLYEGTIRENILFGQPKASEADLLSAVKAAHVKEFADRLQEGLDTLIGERGVKLSGGQRQRVAIARALLADPRILILDEATSNLDTESEIFIQESLNELIRGRTTLVIAHRLSTIRKADQILVIENGRIVERGTHDQLIDRQGRYHRLYTYQARI; via the coding sequence ATGAGCCAGGACAAGCAACGCAAAAAACGCGGAAAATTTTCCCTCTCCTCGCTCCAGTACGTGCTTCGGCACATCATCTGGCCCCGCCGGAGACTGGTGATCTTCGGGGTGATCCTGATCATCGTAAACCGCTTCTCGCGCCTGGTGCTGCCGGGGTCCTTCAAGTACCTCATGGACGACGTCATCGGAAAGGGCGACACGGAACTCCTCAAGATCCTGCTGCTCAGCGTGGGAGCCGCGCTGTCCGTGCAAGCCGTCACCTCCTTCGTGTTGACCCGCCTGCTGAGCGTGGAAGCCCAGCACCTCATCTCGATCTTGCGCGTGGATGTTCAGAAGCACGTGATCCAGCTGCCGGTGCGCTACTTCGACAACACCAAGTCGGGCGAGTTGGTTTCGCGGATCATGCTGGACGTGGAGGGGGTGCGCAATCTGATCGGGACCGGGCTGGTCCAGATGTTCGGCGGCATTCTCACCTCTGTGGTGGTCTTTTTCCTGCTGCTGGACCTCAGCCCCCTGCTAACCCTCTACGTGGTGGTGCCGCTGGCCCTGTTCGGCCTGATTTCCCTCAAGGCCTTCGGATACGTGCGCCCGATTTTTCGGGAACGGGCCAAGGTCAATGCCGACGTCACCGGCCGCCTGACCGAATCTCTGGGAGGGATCCGGGTGATCAAGGGCTTCAATGCCGAAGAGTCCGAGGTCGCTGTCTTCAAGAAGGGCGTGGAGCGGATCTTCGACAACGTCAGGAAGACCCTCACGGCGACCAGCCTGGTCACCAGCGCCGGCACGCTGCTCGTCGGGTTGCCTGCAGTAAGCATCATGTGGGTGGGGAGTTCCATGGTGGTCGAGGAAAGCATGACTACGGGAGACCTGATGGCCTTCATCGCCTACCTGCTGTTTCTGGTGGCCCCACTGGTTGAAATGGGGAATATCGGAAGTCAATTCACCGAGGCCTTTGCCGGCCTGGACCGCACCAAGGAGCTGATGAGCGTCCCCAAGGAGAGCGAAAACCCGCTTCGCACCCGTCGGCTGGAGGATGTGAGGGGGAACCTTGTTTTCAAGGGAGTCCATTTTTCCTACCAGCAGGGTACCGAAGTTCTCAGAGACATCTCCTTCGAGGCTCCTCCGGGGTCGGTCACCGCCCTGGTGGGCAGCTCGGGTTCCGGCAAGACCACCATCGCCGGACTGGCCGCGAGTTTCCTGACGCCGGACAAGGGTATGGTGGAAGTGGACGGCATCGACCTGTCCCGGGTGACCCTGGGAAGCTATCGGTCACGGCTGGGCGTGGTCCTGCAGGATGACTTCCTTTACGAGGGAACCATCCGGGAGAACATCCTGTTCGGCCAGCCCAAAGCCTCCGAGGCCGACCTGCTGAGCGCGGTGAAGGCGGCCCACGTCAAGGAGTTTGCGGACCGGCTGCAGGAGGGACTGGACACCCTCATAGGGGAGCGGGGGGTCAAGCTCTCGGGGGGTCAGCGACAGCGGGTAGCCATCGCCCGGGCACTGCTGGCGGACCCCAGAATCCTGATCCTGGACGAGGCCACTTCCAACCTGGACACCGAGAGCGAGATCTTCATTCAGGAAAGCCTGAACGAGCTGATCCGGGGTCGCACCACCCTGGTGATCGCCCATCGCTTGAGCACCATTCGCAAAGCCGACCAGATCCTGGTCATCGAGAACGGCAGGATCGTGGAGCGGGGGACCCACGATCAACTGATCGACCGGCAAGGCCGCTACCACCGGCTCTACACCTACCAGGCGCGGATTTGA
- a CDS encoding amidohydrolase family protein: MAQANIDYRDCDRQVWEEELEDFVPSRILDAHIHCFWRSAVTGVDPESLKKEDNDLETLNQWAEVLYPGRGMQYLILGHPFPGTDVAKHVELNRSEIDGVPGVRHNRLVTPSCKLADIERDLKHPQFVGLKPYRTHSITGDIAQCRIHEFLPHEQMEFANHHGLWVTMHLSRFHGCADHLNLQDLEEYTTKRYPNLKWLLAHCARSFTYWPMQEAVERLRDMPNIHYDTSAVTDPRPYISLLTKEDPRRVFWGSDGVGAAFFHGHYAALGRAWEHYDADRGDLQFPHCDGRPILAVYEQLLAMKFAAEVAGLSRDQVEGLFWRNAATALGIGEEEGASND; the protein is encoded by the coding sequence ATGGCTCAAGCAAACATCGACTACCGCGACTGCGATCGGCAGGTCTGGGAGGAGGAACTGGAGGACTTCGTCCCTTCCCGAATCCTGGACGCCCACATCCATTGCTTCTGGCGCTCCGCCGTCACCGGAGTGGATCCGGAGTCGCTCAAGAAGGAGGACAACGATCTGGAGACCTTGAATCAGTGGGCCGAGGTCCTCTACCCGGGCCGGGGCATGCAGTACCTCATCCTGGGACACCCCTTCCCGGGAACCGACGTGGCCAAACACGTGGAGTTGAACCGCAGCGAGATCGACGGGGTTCCCGGTGTCCGCCACAACCGCCTGGTGACGCCCTCCTGCAAGCTGGCGGACATCGAGCGGGACCTCAAGCACCCCCAGTTCGTCGGCCTGAAGCCCTACCGCACCCACTCGATCACCGGGGACATCGCCCAGTGCCGCATCCATGAGTTTCTGCCCCACGAGCAGATGGAGTTCGCCAACCACCACGGCCTGTGGGTGACCATGCACCTGTCCCGCTTTCACGGCTGCGCCGACCATCTCAACCTGCAGGACCTGGAGGAATACACCACCAAGCGCTATCCCAACCTCAAGTGGCTGCTGGCCCACTGCGCCCGCAGCTTCACCTACTGGCCCATGCAAGAGGCGGTGGAACGGCTCAGGGACATGCCCAACATCCACTACGACACCTCGGCGGTGACCGACCCCCGGCCCTACATCTCCCTGCTCACCAAGGAGGACCCCCGCCGGGTCTTTTGGGGCTCGGACGGAGTGGGGGCAGCCTTCTTCCACGGCCACTACGCCGCCCTGGGGCGAGCCTGGGAGCACTACGATGCCGACCGGGGTGACCTTCAGTTTCCCCACTGCGACGGCCGGCCCATCCTGGCGGTCTATGAGCAGCTTCTGGCCATGAAGTTCGCGGCCGAGGTCGCCGGCCTCTCCAGGGACCAGGTCGAGGGACTCTTCTGGCGGAACGCGGCCACCGCTCTGGGAATCGGCGAAGAGGAAGGGGCGAGCAACGATTAG